The following coding sequences lie in one Silene latifolia isolate original U9 population chromosome 5, ASM4854445v1, whole genome shotgun sequence genomic window:
- the LOC141655213 gene encoding uncharacterized protein LOC141655213, with amino-acid sequence MDILVLEYNAQFLHFLVTDKNTQKQFHHTLVYAFNGDKDREDLWSGLRRIVTQEHYTWSNKQLPETRVYSRLDRMFLNHEWSLQLSEYYANFLPERLFDHTPCLVTTTANNQSHNRPFKYYNMWSKAPDFKECVINCWTQRIRGTHMYGVVRKLKLLKPCLKQLNRTHFSAVENQSDMAQIKLNHIQKLLVQSPGDEDLVKHEYEAHKQFLFLYEAKMKFLKQKAKAHWLTEGDSNSSYFHGLIKARRKTNSIYQIKDHQDKLHTDEVGIQMAFRKYYQMLLGSKNQILKVKNQWFKKVRLALVLPDILTQNQGGFIQGRSIMENILIFQDIIRMYEKQVVSPRCMIKMDLQKAYDTIEWKFLDQMMQALKFPNIFRGWIM; translated from the exons ATGGATATCTTGGTCTTAGAGTATAATGCCCAGTTCCTGCACTTTTTGGTCACGGATAAGAATACTCAAAAGCAATTTCACCATACTTTAGTGTATGCCTTCAATGGAGATAAAGATAGAGAGGATTTGTGGAGTGGTCTTAGAAGGATTGTTACACAG GAGCATTATACTTGGAGCAACAAACAACTCCCTGAAACAAGGGTGTATAGTAGACTGGATAGAATGTTTTTGAATCATGAGTGGTCACTCCAGTTATCTGAATACTATGCAAATTTTTTACCTGAGCGTCTGTTTGATCACACTCCTTGCCTTGTGACTACTACTGCTAATAATCAGTCTCATAATAGACCTTTCAAATACTATAATATGTGGAGCAAAGCCCCTGACTTTAAAGAATGTGTCATTAATTGTTGGACTCAAAGAATTAGAGGGACTCATATGTATGGGGTGGTCAGGAAACTTAAGCTTTTGAAGCCTTGTCTTAAACAGCTCAATAGGACTCACTTTAGTGCTGTGGAGAATCAATCAGACATGGCTCAGATTAAACTAAATCATATCCAAAAGTTACTGGTTCAATCTCCAGGGGATGAGGATTTGGTAAAGCATGAATATGAAGCTCATAAACAATTTCTGTTCTTATATGAAGCCAAGATGAAATTCTTAAAGCAGAAAGCAAAAGCCCACTGGCTGACTGAAGGAGATTCTAATTCTTCTTATTTCCATGGGCTCATCAAGGCTAGAAGGAAAACAAACTCTATTTATCAGATTAAAGACCACCAGGATAAGCTTCATACTGATGAAGTTGGTATTCAGATGGCATTTCGGAAGTATTATCAAATGCTCTTGGGGTCTAAAAATCAGATCCTTAAAGTTAAAAATCAGTGGTTCAAAAAGGTAAG GTTAGCTCTTGTTCTACCTGATATCCTTACTCAAAATCAAGGAGGGTTCATTCAGGGGAGAAGTATTATGGAAAATATTCTAATTTTCCAGGATATTATTAGAATGTATGAGAAACAGGTTGTGTCTCCTAGATGCATGATCAAGATGGATCTCCAAAAAGCTTATGACACTATAGAATGGAAATTTCTTGATCAAATGATGCAGGCTCTTAAGTTTCCTAATATTTTCAGAGGGTGGATAATGTAG